In Leucobacter sp. CX169, a single genomic region encodes these proteins:
- a CDS encoding alpha/beta hydrolase, translating into MSRHRVNAGTRVAAVLGAVLFAATGCSLLLPPGGAGLPGAYPETEASSVDGTLESFRSQTLDWTACADGMQCAIATAPLDWDNLSGPTIELQLVKHPATGGTPIGTLFTNPGGPGASGADFVADSIDYVIGEPLQEQFDVIGWDPRGVGRSSPVNCLDDAEMDELLFGLGDTTLEVGSDPWLNEAIQSGAALGLACLANTGPLLGNVDTGSTVQDLDLLRAIVGDDQLNYLGFSYGTAIGARYAEEFPDRVGRLVLDGALDPTASEFEVVREQTLGFEAAARAYLADCLTRSVCPFTGTVDDAMAKIGAQLDALELAPIAGDDGRMVDASTMLTAIITPLYSQQAWPALDRLFESVRAGDANVALTLADSYYGRNPDGTYADNSTEAFIAINCSDYPRNGDIDLMHRQAAELKEVAPTFGRFQGYGDTSCLLWPSSAPTERTPIHAVGAAPIMVVGTTGDPATPYRWAVALAEQLESGVLVTFEGEGHTAYAGGNACVDGAVETYLLQGTVPAEGLRCR; encoded by the coding sequence ATGAGCCGGCACAGGGTCAACGCGGGCACGCGCGTTGCCGCGGTGCTGGGCGCCGTGCTGTTCGCGGCGACGGGCTGCTCGCTGCTGCTTCCGCCGGGAGGCGCGGGCCTGCCGGGGGCCTACCCGGAGACCGAGGCGTCCAGTGTTGACGGCACCCTCGAGAGCTTCCGCTCGCAAACGCTGGACTGGACCGCCTGCGCCGACGGCATGCAGTGCGCGATCGCCACGGCTCCGCTCGATTGGGACAACCTGTCGGGCCCGACCATTGAACTGCAGTTGGTGAAGCACCCGGCAACCGGGGGCACCCCGATCGGCACGCTGTTCACGAACCCCGGGGGCCCCGGCGCCTCCGGCGCGGACTTCGTGGCCGACAGCATCGACTATGTCATCGGCGAGCCGCTGCAAGAGCAGTTCGACGTGATCGGCTGGGACCCGCGGGGTGTCGGCCGTTCCAGCCCCGTGAACTGCCTCGATGACGCCGAAATGGACGAGCTGCTGTTCGGGCTCGGCGACACCACGCTTGAGGTCGGCTCCGACCCGTGGCTGAATGAGGCGATCCAGAGCGGCGCCGCCCTCGGTCTCGCCTGCCTGGCGAACACGGGGCCACTGCTCGGCAACGTCGATACGGGCTCGACCGTGCAGGACCTCGACCTGCTCCGCGCGATCGTGGGAGACGACCAGCTGAACTACCTCGGCTTCTCGTACGGTACCGCGATCGGTGCGCGATATGCCGAGGAGTTCCCCGACCGCGTGGGCCGGCTCGTGTTGGACGGCGCCCTCGACCCCACCGCCTCCGAGTTCGAGGTGGTGCGCGAGCAGACGCTCGGGTTCGAAGCTGCGGCGCGCGCCTACCTCGCCGACTGTCTGACCCGAAGCGTGTGCCCCTTCACCGGAACGGTGGACGACGCGATGGCGAAGATCGGGGCGCAGCTCGACGCGCTGGAGCTTGCCCCGATCGCCGGCGACGACGGACGCATGGTCGACGCGAGTACCATGCTCACCGCGATCATTACCCCGCTCTACTCGCAACAGGCCTGGCCGGCGCTGGACCGGCTCTTCGAGAGCGTGCGGGCGGGCGACGCGAACGTCGCATTGACGCTCGCCGACAGCTATTACGGGCGCAACCCGGACGGCACCTACGCCGACAACTCGACCGAGGCGTTCATCGCAATCAACTGCAGCGATTACCCCCGAAACGGGGACATCGACCTCATGCACCGGCAAGCGGCGGAACTCAAGGAGGTCGCGCCCACCTTCGGCCGCTTCCAGGGGTACGGCGACACGTCGTGCCTGCTCTGGCCGTCGTCTGCGCCCACGGAGCGGACGCCCATTCACGCGGTCGGCGCCGCCCCCATCATGGTGGTCGGCACCACGGGTGACCCCGCCACGCCGTACCGCTGGGCGGTCGCGCTGGCCGAGCAGCTCGAGAGCGGCGTGCTGGTGACGTTCGAGGGCGAGGGCCACACTGCGTACGCCGGTGGGAACGCCTGTGTTGACGGGGCCGTCGAGACGTATTTGCTGCAGGGCACGGTGCCGGCCGAGGGCTTGCGCTGTCGCTAG
- a CDS encoding DNA polymerase III subunit delta': MEFWAEIVGQADAVRALEHASSVGGASDLSHAWLITGPPGSGRSNLAFRFAAALIAQRPELREQVYGQVVARTHPDLGVVTSQKVQIGIDEVRGIVQSAHYSPSQGRHRVIVIEDADRMPERTSNVLLKALEEPPERTIWILCAPSEADLLPTIRSRVRSVRLVTPAPEQIAGLLHERDGVPVELAERAARLAQSHIGMARRLATDTEAMARRERTIEIALDIVTLSDAMRAAATLAKVAADDAAALAEQVDTREREEVLRGLGVAPGAAVPAALRSQVRQLEELQKRRATRQLRDGIDRILTDLLSLHRDVLLTSLDAGQPLVNAEVAGRVAERAERVPVALTLDVISAIEHARERIARNVTPQFVLEALFATQISGAVRSAREGVA, encoded by the coding sequence ATGGAATTCTGGGCCGAAATCGTGGGGCAGGCGGATGCAGTTCGCGCGCTCGAACACGCCTCTTCAGTCGGCGGCGCGAGTGACCTTTCGCACGCCTGGCTGATCACGGGCCCGCCGGGGTCGGGGCGCTCGAACCTCGCGTTCCGCTTCGCGGCGGCGCTCATCGCCCAGCGCCCGGAGCTGCGGGAACAGGTGTATGGCCAGGTGGTTGCGCGCACCCATCCCGACCTCGGCGTTGTCACCAGCCAGAAGGTGCAGATCGGCATCGACGAGGTGCGCGGCATCGTGCAGTCGGCGCACTACTCGCCCTCGCAGGGGCGGCACCGCGTGATCGTCATCGAGGACGCGGATCGCATGCCCGAGCGCACCTCGAACGTCTTGCTTAAGGCCCTCGAAGAGCCGCCCGAGCGCACGATCTGGATCTTGTGCGCCCCCAGCGAGGCCGACCTGTTGCCGACCATTCGGTCGCGCGTGCGCTCGGTGCGGCTGGTCACGCCCGCTCCCGAGCAGATCGCCGGTCTCTTGCACGAGCGCGACGGGGTGCCCGTTGAGCTTGCGGAGCGCGCCGCGCGCCTTGCGCAGAGCCACATCGGGATGGCGCGCAGGCTCGCGACCGACACCGAGGCGATGGCGCGGCGCGAGCGCACCATCGAGATCGCGCTCGACATTGTCACACTCTCGGACGCCATGCGCGCTGCGGCCACGCTCGCGAAGGTTGCCGCGGACGACGCAGCGGCCCTCGCCGAACAGGTCGACACCCGCGAGCGCGAGGAAGTGTTGCGCGGACTCGGGGTGGCCCCGGGAGCTGCGGTCCCTGCCGCCCTGCGCTCGCAGGTGCGCCAACTCGAGGAACTACAGAAGCGTCGAGCAACGCGCCAGCTCCGCGACGGCATCGACCGGATCCTGACCGATCTGCTCTCGCTGCATCGGGACGTGTTGCTGACCAGCCTGGACGCGGGGCAGCCCCTCGTGAACGCCGAGGTTGCGGGCCGCGTCGCCGAGCGTGCCGAGCGGGTGCCCGTCGCGCTCACACTCGACGTGATCTCCGCCATCGAGCACGCGCGCGAGCGGATAGCGCGCAACGTGACGCCACAGTTTGTGCTGGAGGCGCTCTTCGCCACCCAGATCTCGGGCGCCGTGCGCAGTGCGCGGGAGGGCGTCGCATGA
- a CDS encoding acyltransferase family protein yields MTEAASAPTTAKPRAPRVALWDHARLVLILLVVVGHSISTIRTDSGFAYGLYAWIYLFHMPGMIVLSGVFSKPDTSPKVVAGTVRLVGTWLLFELIWVGIRALAGATAISQNFLVVPAWTLWFLVTLVTMRILLPYIARLRHPFIFSIVLALLAGFTPEIGTAFSVSRTLVFLPFFVAGWLAKDRGWLDGEWFHRPTAALKAGAWAALAAAAAVFVAFPNMRNVWRIDHWIVWRDSYAQLLDGPVWRVLLEGSAIRFGLLAVAAILTFAVLIVVPRREGKLTVWGARTLYVYLLHAPIIYFARESGLIDWFGSFGVPGVLALIVCALALTAALSSGLVAKVFRPVIEPSFGWTMARG; encoded by the coding sequence GTGACTGAAGCCGCCTCCGCCCCCACCACGGCCAAGCCGCGTGCCCCCCGCGTTGCGCTCTGGGACCACGCCCGCCTGGTGCTGATCCTGCTCGTCGTCGTCGGTCATTCGATCTCGACCATCCGCACCGACAGCGGCTTCGCGTACGGCCTCTACGCCTGGATCTACCTGTTCCACATGCCCGGCATGATCGTGCTCTCGGGCGTCTTCTCGAAGCCGGACACGTCCCCCAAAGTCGTCGCCGGCACGGTGCGGCTCGTAGGCACCTGGTTGCTATTCGAGCTCATCTGGGTCGGCATTCGCGCGCTCGCCGGTGCGACCGCGATCTCCCAGAACTTCCTCGTGGTGCCCGCCTGGACGCTCTGGTTCTTGGTCACCCTCGTCACCATGCGGATCCTGCTGCCCTATATTGCCCGCCTGCGGCACCCCTTCATCTTCTCGATCGTGCTCGCTCTGCTCGCCGGGTTCACCCCCGAGATCGGTACTGCGTTCTCCGTCTCTCGAACCCTCGTCTTCCTCCCGTTCTTCGTCGCTGGGTGGCTCGCCAAGGATCGGGGCTGGCTCGACGGCGAGTGGTTCCACCGCCCGACCGCGGCGCTCAAGGCCGGCGCCTGGGCCGCCCTCGCGGCGGCGGCCGCCGTGTTCGTGGCGTTCCCCAACATGCGCAACGTGTGGCGCATCGACCACTGGATCGTCTGGCGTGACTCGTACGCCCAGCTGCTCGACGGCCCGGTCTGGCGGGTGCTGCTTGAGGGGTCAGCGATCCGATTCGGCCTGCTCGCGGTCGCGGCGATCCTGACCTTCGCCGTGTTGATCGTCGTCCCGCGCCGCGAGGGCAAGCTGACCGTCTGGGGCGCGCGTACGCTCTACGTCTACCTGCTGCACGCGCCGATCATCTACTTCGCGCGCGAGAGTGGGCTGATCGACTGGTTCGGCTCGTTCGGCGTACCCGGAGTGCTCGCGCTCATCGTATGCGCGCTCGCGCTGACCGCGGCGCTGTCGAGCGGACTCGTCGCGAAGGTGTTCCGCCCGGTGATCGAGCCGTCCTTCGGCTGGACGATGGCCCGGGGCTGA